In Setaria italica strain Yugu1 chromosome IX, Setaria_italica_v2.0, whole genome shotgun sequence, the genomic stretch CGAACTTGTTCGACAGCAGCCTCCTGATACCATTCCCGTCGAAGGTGTTCTCCGTATGTGCGACAATCACAGGGTGCTGTTGCAGTCGCTGAGTGACGATGCTCAGGAACTTTTTGAATTCTTGGAAAAATGCTTCTCGGGAAACAGGCTGATCCAGCTGATCATAGGTAAGCTTTTGCATTGCAGGCTCTATGATATTTTCCACAACCTGTCACAAGAACCCAACAATTGTAAGTTGTATCTGCATATATATGTTCCAGTACTTATGTAGGTAGGACTACTTGTAATTGTTTAGGACATGTATGAGCCTGGATTATATAATGAAAACCCAGGCAGCCTGGATTCTAATTTTTTCCACACCTTGCTACATAACTGAATATCGTGTCATCTCAGCTATTAATGCAGGGGATAAAATTTGTACTACCAATAATTATCAACTGACTAGCTTAGTAAATGAAAATTCAAATTACCCAAGAGTCAGAAGCAGGTGGCATGCCGTGGTCTACCGTCAGGTGTCGAAGAGCAGCCAACAAGCACTGGCGCAACGACGCATTGTTTCCGGGATTTACTTGTGAAAACATGGCCGCTGCTTCAGGTTCATACCTTGAACTGTCAAGAAATTCATTCAGGTCTTCCCCATTTATTCTGAGGATCATGATGGGGTCTCTCTGAAGCCCAGCCGCCATTCCAAGAAGTATATCGGACAGCACGCGCTGGAAATCCGATTTACTCACGGAGTCTTGCTTGCCGTGAGTGAACTCGTTAAGAACCTGTGTGCAAGAAGTCAAGAACACAAATTATTCCGTATCTCATTTATGGATTTATGGGTACAGTATTGTCCCAATAGTCTTGCTGTCCGTGCCTGTGGATCATTCCAGATAGACCCAACATGTCCAATGATAAGGAAAACAACAATAGCTGCAACGCACAGACACACAGAAAGTTCTGGATATAGTATATACATGAGGTGATGCTATTTATTCGGATTTTCCAAAGAAAGTCAGAATGGAAAAGGATGCTACTGGTTGATGTTGGGTACACAGGAGTGATCAATTTCAGAAAGACCTAGCTGATTTTGTCAGTCCAGCTGAAGTGCGCCAGAGACACTCAAAAAGACATGCTCCGACATTCAGACTCTAATGGCGACTTATGGTGTGTATTGAACCATATTATATTCAAATGCTCTATCTTAATACAGAAAATATATCGATAGCCAAGATTAAAATACTTGAATGGTTATGGAGGGAATCTGTATTGCCTTGATATTGGTACACTAGAACTTTCCCGATTTCTTGAACCTTTGGAGCCACATAAGTAAGCACGTCAAAACACAGATAACTCCATATGATTTGGGAAAACATAAACAGGGAATAGCCAGATGCACTTAAACTTAGGCTAGTTTTGTAGCTATTTAGGACTCCCTCCATTCAAAAATTTAAAGTGCtagtttctcaaaaaaaaaatcaaaaagaaaATCTAAAGTGCtagtttcgcaaaaaaaaaactaaagtgCTAGTTTTATTCCGAGACAAAATTCTCTAAATTTGTACTATCATTTCAAATTAAATAAATAAGTTTGCAGCTGACAAATATTAGTGAAATATACGCGGCTCAAACTTTTAAATGTACTTTATTAACTACAAAGTGCGATTGGCGCACATGCCAGCTCTATATTTGAAGCTCTTGTagcaataataataataagaaTAAGAATAAGAATAAGAATAACAATAACAATAATAAGTACGAAACCATACCTCCGCGTAGATGTGGTCGGCCTGCCGCGACGACCCCCTCGCCGGCAGCCCGATGGCGGCGCCGATATCTGCGACGGCGGGCTGCAGCTCTTTGACCGACAGCCTCCCGTCGCCGTCTACGTCAAGCTTCCTGAACCTGTCGTCGACGAACTTGGCGAACGCCTCCTTGTTCTCCACCAGCGCCCGGATATCCGAGCCGTCCTGCACCTGCACCACGCCGTTCCTCTTGCTCctcacctgctgctgctgctccatcGCTGCACCTCCCTTTAATACCACGGGCCGGGAAAGATAAGGAAAAAAGGGTTGTTGCAAGTTGCGGCAAGGGCCGACGGCCGTGGGTTCCTCGTGACCACCGGGGCGAGATGGGCCGGTCGGCCGGTGGTCGCTGGTGGTGGCAAAGTGGCTGAAAAGATGAGGAATTCACGAGCCGAAAGCCTGAAACTGGCGAGGAGATAGAGCTTTCCGTGCCCTTTCTCTTGGGGCGTAACGAGAGACGAGACGGCTTCTTGCGAGGATGCAACGGATGGATGGACTGATAGATGGATTGGCCTTGTTGCGTGGTTGGTTGCGATTTATATAGATCGTCAGCTAAACTCCGGTTGAGTGTGGAGGTGTGAGCGAGAGAAAGAGAGGCCGGCGCAACTGGGGAGCCTGATGCTAGCCTGTAGCGTAGCGTGCAACTGGGGAAGGAGCAGCTGCTTTGCTAGCAGTGTGTGAAGTGGTGAAGTGCGCATGCAACGACACGTGTGGAAGGTGCGTGGCGCTTCGAGACGGATGCACAACTCGCCTGCTGTGTCTCTATctgtccttttttttcccttcggATTTACAGGTGTATCGCGGTCAGACTTTGGTCCACGTTGCGTGATGGGGTTTCTGATGACGAGCACTGGAACATTCTTTCAAGAGAATATATGTGCTGTATGCTATGATATGTGTTGACTATGGACACGTCTAGAGATACCGAGCACAGTTTGGTACTTTGGTTTACATACTCTATACTCGAAAAATTTATTTTTCGAATCACACGGTGCAGACGCAGACACTTGAATACACACACGTACACTCATTTTTATAAGCATATGCACGCAACTATAATCAGCATTTTCGAAAAACCGAGTCGACAAATTCTCAAGATTGATGAAGTTACTATTACTATCTGAAGAGCATGCCACTTACCACTTAAAGAATATCGTTGGTTAAAATCTagaataaatttaaaaaaatgcaaGTACCTGTTAAGTCGAGGATTCAAAGTAGGTTCCATCACAGGAAGGGGGTGTTtcggagcactccactccaaatttttgagctccactccaccaactccaccacattgcagctccactccaccgactccaaaaaaataccagagctgtccacatgtttggcaaaatgCATAGATCCAGCTTCGGAAATAGAAGATCTTACTgtgtaaagtccattatacccatgtgaatgggttCCACTTGTCAGTGTCCTTTacttctccccttcttctcctcttctcctttgctCGGAGCAGGCAGGCCGCGCGGGACCGgcgggcaggcgggcggcgcgcagcgggccgcggcggcgcgcggcgggccacggcggcgcggtgggtggGGACGGGCGGGCAGCGCGGGCCGCGGTGGGTggggacgggcgggcggcgcgggccgcggcgggtGAGGGCGGGCGACGCGCGGCGGGTaagggcgggcggcgcggggcgtggGGCGCGGCGGGCAGAGGCGGgcgacgcgcggcggcgggcggcgcggggtgcggcgggtgaggagcggtggcgggcggcgcggcgagcggtgagcggcggcgcagggcgcgacgggcgggagcggcgcggcaggcaggccggccggcgcgaCGGGAGCTTTTTTATTTCGCGAACCGTTacgttgtgtaacgagtggcagtggtgggtaaaatacccaccaactccacgaggaggtctgtaaagcggatttttggagcacctcttgaggtactccaccaaaaacgtggatctaccccctgctccaccttttttcctggagccggagttgctggagccgaacgcgtttggctgcgatttttttggagttggtggagtggagtgatttttagtgaagtgaaatgctcccaaacacccctaaatctTGCCAAGTAAACGGCCCTCAATTCGCTTGTACGCTGAGATTTTGGCTCGTTACAATTGTATATGAGCAAATTTTTTCTCGTTACTCCACAGGAAGAGTGCCTGTCAAACACATTCTTCGAAGTTCTAGTGGTACATTTATACGTGTTCTAGTGCTGTTAACACGTACGCCAACGGTGGCTTGACAAAGTATACATATCATTTAGGATGTGTATATACAATTGCTTAATGTATTTTACAACATAAAACTAGGGGTAAAATGCAAGCAGTTTAAATATCACATTCCACTATTCGCCCTTGCTCCTCAAACCTGCGAGACCGAGTCACCGGTACGGTGCTAATCCGTTTAGACAATACTGAGCCCCCCTTGCATCAGTGTGGCCAAACCACGAGAGATGCCAAAATGGTAACGCAGCGTCACCGTTGAGACGAAGCGTTAGTTATTAGATTTGATAAGGACGAGAAGAgtttggagataaaaataaaatgattgtattttttttatcaattggGTATCTCCAATCTTCTGTGGAAACATATTTATACGATCGTTTTGGCCTAGGATGTAATCTATACAAAAAATGGTGTCAGATTCCTGCTCCTGTCTCGAACCCCGCACCTTACAAATCGGACCACcctgtttttctgatttttgcTAGCACTAAACTAGGTGCTCCAGTTTGCAGACCGGATCCTCGGGTTTTCTCATGCTGTGCTTATTAATTTTGGACATCTGACACGTAGCCCTCCTTATTGAATTATTGAATTGGGTTCAATGGTTTTAATAGATAGGATTTCTTTTGAAAGTTGTTTATATTAGTTATTAATAGGCTGATACATGAAATGAAAtggttggtttggtttggattcCTCCCAAGAGAAAATAGTTTGGGAGTGGTTTAGAGTGAGTTGGATTGGTTCGATTCACAAAATAATTTAAGGATCCGACTCTTGACGTGGGGTCCATGTATATGTCTAGCTATATtcttttgcacaaagtagcagACACTTAAACTaagtcatctccaacaaatttcgatcaattttgctaaaattttaaagtgtgaatGCGAGATTTTAATTTTAGGGTCCGGCTCTTGACGCAGAACCCATATATACGTTTAGCCATGCTATTTTACACAAAGTAGTGGGAAGTCAAATTGAGtaatctccaacaaattttgatgaatttcgttaaaattttaaggtgtgaacgcgaggttttaatTCTAGAGTCTGATTCTTAATGCAGGACCCAAGTGTATATTTATCCATACTATTTAGCATAAAGTAGCGGGCAGTCAAACTctgtcatctccaacaaatttcgatcaatttcgccaaaattttaaggtgtgaacgtgaTGTTTTAGTTTTAGAGTCCGCCTCTTGACGTAGGATCCACATGTTGGACTcacatttatttcaaatatatacGAATTTTTATATGAGTCCATAGGTTTATATAGCAAATCATGGTTTTTTATAGCAAACTCATGGGTTCTATCAACTAGTAGGGTGGATTGGCTTGGGTTTAGATAATATAAATATGGGGTGAGTTgggttgaaaaaataaattaacttgACGTGGATTGGTGTGGGTTAGAGTTGGATTACAATCCAATTAGCAGGCCTGATCCCACCTCTAATAATCACATTCATGTTTGTTCATGGCTCATCTACCAAGAACCCCGCTAAGATCGAGAAACGGCAGCAGCCATAGCCATCGAAAGCAGAAGGAGAGATCAAGCCAAGCCCGAAGATGCCGTATCCATACTTGACTCCGATGGCAGGATCTATTCTCAGAGATTCCTCCTGAACTTGTATGTTCATGGCTCATCTACGAGAACCCCACTAAAATCGAGAAACGGCAGCAATCATTGATGCAgagcactggccgatttttcgATTGGTACGgtaaattcgattggtggaaCTTCGAGTTGACCATTGGAGCCTCTAACACTGGTAGAAAAATCACGTTCCATCCATCTCCTTTATCCCACTTTAAATTTGGCCCTAACTAAAAGTTCACCAACCGGGTCTGAAACTCAGCCATGGGTAGGGGactcaccaaccaggactaaagggcccctttagtcccggttgtaaaggtCAGAGGACTGGAGGGGTCTTTGATCCCGGTTCGGAATCCCAACAGGTATaaaaggtccacccttttatcctgatTGGAATTACCAACGGGGATTAAAACATtggtcctggttggaattaccaaccgggataaaaggcctctcccCACCTGCCACCGccccctctctcttccttaTCTTAATTTTCTCTCCATCCTCCTCTCTCCCGTGCATTCTTCTTCTTatcctcttcttctctttctctctttctctccttatcctcttcctctttctctcctcctccctcctctcgtaGGAGCTTCCAGGCGAGCCCCTGCCGCTGCCCCTCCCTTTCCCCCTgatgcccctccccttccccctctgctcaccCCTCACTAGTAGTAAGGAGCGGCAGCGGGACGAGGGTGGGCAGCGGTGCTCGGGCGAAGCAGCCGCCGACGAGGGCGTAGCGGCTAGGGAGCGGTCGGCGAAGGAGGAGGCAtggagcggggaggaggaggcgtgaGGCGACcggcaggaggaggcggcgtgAGGCGGAGGGGGCCGGGTCGTAGGGAAGAGGAGGCACGGGGGTGCACTCCTGTAGTGCCTTCTCTGTGTCCAGCTGCGCGTAGAGCTCGCCGTGCTGGTGGTTCAGCTTGGAGACCATGCGGTCGCCTGCGGATGGGAGGCCGCCCACTGCCCCGGGCGAGGTGTCGAGGAAGCGATCGAGGATGGACTTGACGAAGGGATGGCCAAATAAGAATGCCTTGCCGGCATAGGAGAAGACgactgtcgggcatactccccaggcccacgagtaggccttggacggcccactgagggatgtactcggacaagatcagaacaaggataggcgtatccttctcggactagtcttgtatttttATGGAAAAccactcgggccaataccgagtagaactctgtaatagtacccgactaggactcagacttgtaaccctgtcctcccgggtatataaggccaggcagggacccccctcaaacacaatCCATCAATCCCCAACATCAATATacaccaacacacaggacgtagggtattacgcgatctagcggcccgaacctgtctaaatcgtgttccttgcatcaccattgattccttgattctcgacgacccttaccgcataaaagaccacctagggtacccctaggtgggttgccggtctaaaacaccgacagctggcgcgccaggtagggggactcgtcgagtttcttagcgcgaactcaatggcgaaagtcatcatcaggcctgtcttcttcatcgaagccggcgccaccttcgttttttgGATCCTGtctctgcgtcgccgaaggctcgggatcgttccggtgccagatcgtcgacattcacgagaagaaaccagaagatttgaccgaaaaaatcaagatttcaaagtcaacgagttcgagttcgaatacgcgtcggattcgacttcgcctcagactactccaacgtctcgctcaggggtcaggctctcccgaccccagaacttggggtcgggcgaggcggagctcccgttccaaagggtcgggctccgccgaccccaggactcggggtcgggcgaggtggagtctcgcttaggggtcaggctctcccgaccccaggactcggggtcgggcgaggcggagctacccttccaaagggtcgggctctgccgaccccaggcctcggggtcgagcgaggtggagtctcgctcaggggtcagccGATTCGTCCACTGGCTAGGATTGCAACCATcttttctcgaccgtgactacgactcgcgcctcatcgcccatatagacaacctgccatatcaagaaggcgttccacttacgtCCAACCACGAAGAAAGCTATATAGAGATCGCTACATCAAGTttcggaagctactacccggacagggagatacttgttattactcagaataacaacccgggtactagccagaatagaacccctaggcgactagcacaagtcgacaacatctctgaagatgagtct encodes the following:
- the LOC101781730 gene encoding uncharacterized protein LOC101781730 translates to MEQQQQVRSKRNGVVQVQDGSDIRALVENKEAFAKFVDDRFRKLDVDGDGRLSVKELQPAVADIGAAIGLPARGSSRQADHIYAEVLNEFTHGKQDSVSKSDFQRVLSDILLGMAAGLQRDPIMILRINGEDLNEFLDSSRYEPEAAAMFSQVNPGNNASLRQCLLAALRHLTVDHGMPPASDSWVVENIIEPAMQKLTYDQLDQPVSREAFFQEFKKFLSIVTQRLQQHPVIVAHTENTFDGNGIRRLLSNKFEFDKLLDSVWRDVPKEHKDKTSKEYLRVALDRIADSASLPPYGAVDQVDAVVNEAFKMAKADDGKVVDEAEFKKLLTEILGAIMLQLDGNPISVSTNTVVHEPMSAPSPLLSPTPLSPMVSSPSE